In Lolium rigidum isolate FL_2022 chromosome 3, APGP_CSIRO_Lrig_0.1, whole genome shotgun sequence, the genomic window AATTGCGCGCCTGCCCAACGTACGTGCATCAacggccatctcctcctccttAATTACCCCATATTTTCTCcatcggggacgcaccgcaacaaACGCGCCCTTCTCCTTCAACCACCACGCCGCCGTCCACcgcccttcgcagccagatcaagaTGAGGCCACCTCGCCGTCACTCTTCCCGGCACAACAATACTACCACGCCGCCGCCTACTACCTCCGCTCCACGTCGTAGCCCTCGCCTGCATCGCCAGGACGCCACCACGCAGCCACCCACCGTCGCATTGCCTCCACGCCGTAGCCCTCGCCTTGCTGCCCGCAAGAACTCGCCGGAGATGCTGGCCGAGTTCCCGTACCTGCCGGAGGAACTCGTCGACAACATTCTAGTTCGCATCCGGCCGGATGATCCCGCCGGCCTTGCCAAGGCTTGCCTTGGCAGCAAATACTGGTGCCGGCACATCTGCAGCGACAAGTTCCTCAGCCGCAACCGCAAGTTGCATCCGGCAGCTGCGTCGCTTGGCTTCCTGGTAGCCACCGAGGCGCGGAGAAAGTCCACCATCTTCGTCCCCACCTCCACCTTCCATCTGGAGCCTAGTTCCATCCCGCGCCGGTACAGGGTCCTCGACGTatgccacggccgcgtcctcttctacACCATCTCCAAGGACGGCGAGTCCTCCCTCTTCGTCTGGGACCCCATCACGAAGGAGGAGCATGCAGTACGCATGCCACTGGACGATCCGGTGGAGGAAGAGTGGAACGCAGCTCTGCTCTGTGGTGATGACCGCTGCGACGAGCTTAGGTGCCATGACCACGAGTCCATGGTGGTTCTCGTGGGCACCTACCAGGAGAAGATGGTAACCTTCGGCGGCCTCTACTCAAGGGAGCTAGGTAAATGGAACCAtggggacgacgatgacgacatgGAGGATAAACCAGCAGAAATTGAGCATCAAGATGCCGTCGTGGACACGGGGCCTAGCGTTGTCTTGGATGGTAAGGCCTATTTTCCTTGCAAGCTGGGAAGAAAGATCGTTGAGTACGACTATGGTGCCGACGAAATCGACTTGGTTGATGCTCCTATGTTTGCCTACCGGCGGATCCCGACTACCATGCTAATGACGGCCAGAGACGGCGTCCTTGGATTCGCATGCGTGACCCGGTCTAAGCTCAATCTGTGGTCGAGGGAGGCCACCGGTCCCGGTGGAGCTTTGGCATGGGAGCTGTACAAAGTCTTGGACCTCACCAAGATGTCCGGGATTCCTCGCCTTATTGGCTCCAATGATGATTTCATTTGGGCCAAGACAGGTGCCGAGGTACATGCTGTTAACCGCGAGTCGGGCGAGTTTGCAACGGTGTCCAAAATTACTAAGATCATCAAAGCCATCCCCTACGCGGCTTTCTGGACTCCATCTTGCAGGTAATATAAAGCTCGTGCCTATCTACCATCCGTGTACAGGTTGTGGAGTTATGCTTAGTCCTATGTCTTTTTTATACTACCAATTGTACGAGTGTAGTAGTTACCAACTGTATCTAACCTTGACATGTACGTTGCAGGAGCATCGGTCCGATGGTCACACCGCCATCAGGAGGACACCATGATCAATCAGTTTAACAGAGGCTGATGCTGCTTCAAGGGCAAAACTTCGCTGATGCTTCCGAGTGTGATCATGTTCTTTACTTCTACGAGTGAATAATCGCTGCCTAGTTTAGTTTTATTTCGATATCCTGAACAATTGGTTGTCTCTTTTTAATTTCTATAAGAGGCATGTAGCCTCAAATTTGTGTGTTTGGTTTACAACATTTCCGTGTCGTACTTTGTCTAATGCATGCTTTATTTCGTGGTTTACATATTCCTTCTTGGCCCGCAGTACCCTATCAACCAAACCTGCCGAGCACATATATAGGTCATAACCTGCCATTCGTGCACGGGTGATGGGTTAATTGCTGAGACGTTGCCTTCCAAGCTCAGGGCTGAAGAGCATCCCGTAAATATAGGCTGTAGCTCCTAGAGGAAGATGCTGCAACCCGGAACAAATCCTAGCTCTCAGCAATGAAACTAGGCGGCATACCTTTGTATGAGAGAGACAGTACGACATCACTCTGTCTGTCATTGTAGCACCAACTCGTTCTCAGACCCATAAAACTATCGCAATATGAGAAGCTCAAAATAAGCCTTAGAATTAAACCTGGAGCTGTACGTGTGCAGCATGCTATcgtgaaaaagaaaaacaaatggaAGCTGCTAACTGCGTACTTCTATTATCGAGCAGCTAGTTCTCACCTTTCTAGACATTTTTTCAATAAAAAAATGTATTAATACTAAGATGACAGCTTGGACAGGTGGACAGCTCGACGCGAACCCACTTGCACAACAAAATGACTtgtttttcaataaagaaaatgtATTAATGCTAAGATGATACTCTGTAACACATAATGTCTAGAGCAAATCTGAACATAAAAAATGCACATAGACGAAAATAGAAAAAGgcaaagaagaagatgatgatgatgaaaaagaagaaaaaaaaaaggaaaacaagatCCCGCCAAAGCGACCAGAGTGTCGTGTAACCCTAGTGGTGAAGGCACCTAAGCTCCGGAAAGATTCTCCAAAACGACGTCTTCACGAAGGTAATAGAGCGCACACACTATCGTCGTCTGGTCTAACCATCATGTTCCGATCCTGGGTTTTCACCCTAGAGGCCCAATCtccagacaatgccttcaacaacaagttttgcctgactccggcgatggaggggcgaggacagcggcgcgccttcggctcgtgcttgtGTAtggagtcgtcgctaggtggttcgagtaccaatttgtaattttctttactttttggatCATTTCTACTATGGTTgataattattaatagatcggtggatttctcgtaAAAAAACAAGAAAGCGACTAGTAAGCCGTCATTGCCAAATACAACTACCAAAGGTCAGGCTTAGCGTTTTCACCTCGAAAACTAAGACCACTAAGAACGAAGTCTACGATGTCCCCAGGAACATGAGTATACCAGTATTTCAGCTAGCGCATCAGACTCGATATGCATGTATTTTTGGACATATCCCAGGCAGCTCAAGAAGGTTGAATGGGTAGCCAAAGGTTCCAAGACCCGTAGCATATGGCCACCACAAATCAGCAAGTGGTGATTGATTTTCTTCAGAATTGAGGTTCTTTTTCAGCCAGCTGAGCTCTCGTACGTTTACCAGCAAATACTCAAGTTCCTTGAACATTGCTACTACGTCACAGCAGTACTACCCGTCGATTGAAACTACTGCTTTTCTCCATAGGCCCATCAGAATCTGACATAATTACATAGCATCTgccttgtaagagcatctccagccgcgtcttccaaagcgtcccccaaaggaatttaggcgcgccggacaaaaaatgcgtaccagccgcgtccctcaaagctatttttgtccggcgcgctccgatacggtgtccggcgccccgagcccgtccccgtcccgcaGGGGACGCATCGGGGACGCCGgacgcaccgaaaagcgaggcttagcgacgcgggcccgacccgtcagcggcacaataaattttaacctaaccgtcgcctacctcgcgatggaagttattggcgcgcagcaacagtgcagttcccgcagcgacggtgcagttcccgcagaggcgcagcgacgcgtctcgtcgcgcctagctctgcgtgccggcgttaatgagcgccaccgctcatccgcctccctccggcctataaaaggggcacctctcatcgtccctctcacacacaaaacctagcgcctctctcccaaaccctagacgccaccatctctcaacaagactcgacgctatgtcgtggccgcggcatagctgaacgctcgccgtcgcctcccacgccatcgtcttcatcgtcggagatggacgtggagccggacgtgctgttcgagttcgtcctcatcCTCAAGGGTGACCCGCGCGACATCCAGAGgccgccggactccttcgccgagtacgtcggcgccgtaagcccgcgcaagatgcatctgcgggaggcttcgtgcggctactaccggtggatcgacgacgcgatctacgacgcgcgcggcaagatgtacctcaacatcggctgggacaagttcgcgcgccaccacagcctcgaagccggcttcatcctcctgttctcctacttcggcaacagggacatgagcgtcatggtcttcgacgagaggcgctgccgccgggactaccacaacgacagggactcccacagcgacatcaccgacgaggaggacgactgagtgttgtttcttcgcagcgaatacgtgcacggaggtttatgCATGtttgcctcatcggtagaactaacaagggcaccatcctcccgctggattttccagtttgggtgactgggtgtgccctcgagtgttctttcttagtagcgaacacaggaaaccttcgatgcacggtctagttaggtttagtttatttgaaatattttatatttgtgtccaccacggtttcaactatgtattagtttgtggaaaccacgtacccaattatgtattagtttgtgaaaattgaaataaaaatgccaaaaaaagtattttaaatgtttgggggaggcgtttgggggacgcgactggggagcgacatcccccaaaggcggcacgaacaaaacacgtcccccaaacgctcaatccggcgcggtttgaaagacgctttgggggacgcgactggagatgctctaagcacatTGTTtcacagctgcttctctcccgatTATGATAGCGGAACTAGCTTGCAAATGAGGGATTTGGGCAATGCGTTCGCGTAGAGAAATGTACGTGCCTACTAGTTGGAGTCCCGGATAGACACTACGGTTATCTGGTGATATTTCATTATGTAAGTCTGGATTCTAGGAAATTATGCTCACCAAATTCTTATGTTTTGGTGACTtcctcaatttcaagatccaatccgctggctcaatctttcggaggtgctcatagggtagggtgtgcgtgtgtgcgttcataggagtgagtgtatgcgcgtgtatgtgagcgtctgcgtttgtactgtgtttctcaaaaaaaaaaaattcttatgTTTTGTATCCTGGTGTTTGGTTTCGATTGGTGAGGTAAAGAATGGCAGGCAAGACAATGATTGAACACCAAGCAAGCAGTAACCATACACTTATCCATCTCACCCTGCCGCCCGAAAGTTCTGCCGGTGTTTTCAACATTTAATACTTCGTTGTAACTTTTTAGTGATGTTGGTTTGATTCTTATTTCCAATCAGCACACTAATGTGACGATCTTTCTCCTAAAAGTAACCAATTTCTCATTTGTTCATGTCCGTTGGATATTTTGGCATGTTCActaggtaaagtaaaaccttcgcGTTCCAACCTTCATGGTGCCTGATATACTTACCCAAAGAATTTTTTGATGCTAACCTGTGAGTTTGGAATTCGTCTATAAAAAAAATCCCAACAGCACTTGGTTCCTCCTGTTCTGAACCACAATGAACTGCATCAAGTTGCGACTTCTAAAACGAAATGAAAAGGGAGAAGCTACTGATTCAGGTGTATAACACTTGTTTCCTCTTCTGTTCTGAACCATAATGAACCGCATCAAGTTGTGAGTTCCAAAACGAAATGTAAAAGGAGAAGCTATTGGTTCAGTGTATAAAGCTATAATATGTTGTTGATTTATTTTACAATGCCATCTATGTTGAAATCTGAATATGTTGTTGATTCAGTTTACAATGCCATCTATGCTGAGCTCTGAATATGTTGTTGATTCGGATGATGATGCCATCTACGCTAAACTCTGAACCTGTTGTTGATTCAGTTTACAATGCAAGCTATGCTAAACTCTGAATATTTTCTTGATCAGTTTACAATGCCATCTAGGCTAAACTCTGAATCTGATTCAGTTTATAAGGCAATCTATGCAAAACTGTCAATGTGTTCTTGATCAGTTTACAATGCTATCTATGCTGAAGCCTAAAATTAAGAATTCTGCTGAACATGAATGCTGAGCTCTGAAAAGGGACAAGTTGTTGAAGATTCAGGAAGTGGTGAAGCAAGGGTAGTGTGAGTCTGAATTCGAGGTGGAATCTAGGTAATAAtatgagagaattccttatttggccctggcTGAAGTTTGGCTTCCTTTTTTGGCCCTGGtaaattttttcttcctttcatgacccacaaagtttggttggttccttatttggccctctagtacaatttaagcactaagatgaccattttgcccctgctgCAATATGTTGGCCAATTTTTAAGTTTCATAAAATCTCAAATTTATTCGAAAAATACATGTATATGCTTGGGATGTACGTGCAATGTTTCGGGCAGAAACTCGTTTTATTTTGGGCTGTGAAAAAACAAAAATCTGACTTTATATAGCCGTACGTATAGTTTgttagaaatttgtcttttttgtatctttTAAAATACAATGTATTTTGGGCTGAAATTTCTAGCGTGCGTGCGGACTGTCTCTATGTTTGTGCCTATttaatatcatttttttttggagttgtgaaaatacaaaataaattGGAGTAATTTCCGGAATAAATTTGATATTTTCCGAAATAATTTGCAGCAGGGGCAAAACGTGCGCTGGATCACAACTTTTTTAGTGCAATTTTGTCACATATTGcagcaggggcaaaatggtcatcttagtgcttaaattgtactagagggccaaataaggaaccaagcaaactttgtgggtcatgaaaggaagaaaaaatttgCCAGGGCCAAAAAAGGAAGGCAAACTTCAGATAGGGCCAAATAAAAAATTCTCTCTAATAATATACACCGAACCGAAGTAACAATACCATCAGAAGTACTGTAGtagaaataaatccatcaaacattgAAGCTGATCAAGATTTTTGAGTCCAACAACAATAGATGAACAAGCGGCATGCTTACATACAGACAGAATCTCTAGTACGGAGAGCGTAACATCAACACTAGACGAAGCAGCAGCAGATACATGTTGATGTAGCATTCTTACTGGTGAATCAAGAGTTTCGAGTTCAAGGACGGATCACAGATGCAAGAAGAAAGAAAATGCCGCGCATCTACACAGAAACAAGCAGAATCTCCGATCGCCTCTTGCAGCTGAGCAAGGTCGAGCACGCAGCAAATAGTACTCGGGTTTATTGGAAAGAAGCTGGGAAAAACGCAAAACCTGCAGGCATATGGATGGATCGGGTAGCTGGATGCTGGCGTCCGTGCATGGATGGAAGATGAAGCTGCGTGCGGCGGCCGGGCTGCGGGCTGAGGCAGATCGAGGTACTTAGGGAGGAGGTAAAACCTCCAGGCCGGCGCGGCACTGCGCGCGAGCGGCGGAGGCCATGGGCACCTCGCCCCACGCCACCTCGCGGACCTGCTTTTCGGCGCGTTCTGAGAGATTCTCAGCCGCCCGCAGCCAGGTATTCCGGGACGGGGAGTTGGCGGGGAAGCTCCTGGCGAGGCCGAAGGCGTCGACGGTGGCGAGGTTGAGCGCCGCGGCCCTCGCGGAGCGTCCGTGACGCGTGCTGGATGCGGCCGAGGGCGTCGGCCCTGCGATCAACCCAGTAGAGCCACCTCGGGCCGGGGTCGCGCAGGAAGATGACGTTGTCCCTCTGCGAGAGAAGGAGGTTGGGGAGGACGCCGATGAGCCTGCCGTAGACGGAGACGAGGCGGACGACCCTGTGGTGGAGCTCGGTGTACTGCGCGATGTCGCGCGAGGTCTCCAGGAGCCTCACGGTGGGGCCGTCGAGGTCGAAGGCCTGCCAGGGGACGACGGCTCCGGGGGCCAGGAGCGGGGTCAGATGCTCCGTGCGGTCGTGGAGTCCCATGAAGGCGGGGATGAAGGACCGCCCCAAGGGCTGCGACGAGGCCTGGTCGACCTTGGTGGCAGCCGCCTGCACGACCGCCCGCCACTGCCCCGCCATTGCCGCCCGGCGCCGAGCTTTCTCTCTCTCGTAATCTCGGTGTGAGGCGTGATGGTCTGTGGGCGTagacgaagaaggggatgatgGGATTTTATAGACAGATCGAAAGGAGATGAAGGGCTTGTGACTTGTAACCGACTTTTACCACGGCTAGGGGAAATTACTGTCTCAGGCTGCCACTAACACTTTGCTCAGTACATTTCTCAACCGCGGTCACCCACTTTTCACCGAGGCGTCAAGGTAAATAAACGGTTACGGACGTGGGGTCCACTCCGCCAGGCTGGCACGCAGCTGAAACGAAATTCACGACGCTTCTTCCATAGATGTCCTCGATCGGGTCGAGCTTTCTCACTGCGGTGCAGCGGCGTCTCGCCGGCGTCGCCGATGTACTACAATGGACTGATTTTCATTCATTCCTGTAATCATGACTTTCTGGATTTTACCACAAaactgatttaaatgacttgtttAAGTCTAAAACAGGGCAAGGTGAAAATTTAAAGGACAATGCTGGGTGTCCCccgggatctgattccccagccccgggtccccagccgtcggatcgaCCTCATGTACGGTTAGATTTACATGTAGCAAAAGAACACCTCCGGCAGCAAAATAAACACCCCggcatcaactgtatgtagcaaaaaacggttcgcccAAGAAATCGAAGAAAACGTCtaagctcgccggagaccacgcaGCGAAAaaatgctattgtagcaaaaataaATTATCGTCGAAGACAACAATGAGACCTCACCGGACACTTCGCCGGAGTAATTGGAGCAAAACCGCATAAAAATTGCAGCAAAAAATATTCCTACGGTACAAATCAACATGATAGAGACCTCGTCGGAGAACGCCGCCCAAGGTTGCAGCAACTCTGTCCACCTAAGGCAGCAACATCTCGGACCGCCGGTAGCAACGTCGGACACCTAAGGTAGCAAATCCACCCCTCCACCGGTAGCAACGCCAGATGCCAAAGGTAGCAACGCCGGCATCCGCCGGTAGCAAGGGCATGTGCCGCCGGTAGCAAGGGCATGTGCCGGTGGTAGCACATGCCCTCACCGGTGGTAGCACACGCCCTCGCCGGTGGTAGAAACGTCTGACGCCCCAGGAAGCACGGCTTGAGGACGACCGAAAGCCTTCCGTCGGCTCCTCCACGTTCTCCTCTAGCCATGGCGCCGCCCATCCTCAGCCGCGATCGGAAGCTAGAGGTTGTTCCCGCAGGGATATAGATGAGGCACGGAGCAGGCAGCGGGGCGGGCAACGTCGGGTCAATCAGAGGTAGGCCCTGGGAGCAGCGTTCGTAGCTGCCGGAGGTAAGGGGTAGGTGGAGCCGCCCGTGGGGCGCGCTCGCAGCCGTCGGAGGAGATGGGACGGTGGATCCGTCGCCAGTCATACCCGCCAGAGGAGAGGGGACGGTGAATCCGCCGCCAGTCGCAGCCGTCGGAGCCGACTTTGGGCGGCAAGGGGTACCGGGAGCGCATGCAGGGCGGCGTTGGGGGACGGCGACGGAGGCGGGCACCAGTGTCGGGCGCAAAAAGCAACGACGATGGGGGCAGGGACAGACACCGGCGTTGGGCGCAAAAGCGACGGTGGCTCGGGCGAGGTTGCCATGGAGTTGGGCAGCGCTGTTCTCGCTCGCGTGTGCGGTGAGGAAGAAAGGCGAGGAAGCGATAAGGTCGGCCCCGCAGGACACACGTCGCGCGCTGTGTGCGGGGGATGGGGAGGACGCGAATCAGATCATTTTCCAAATTTAAAGTCGAATTTGGACTACAACTTCTGCAAATTTGTGTAATGAAATGCTGATGAATATTATGTGCATCGAGCCAAATGCTTGATGAGCAAGTACAATCAAACAAACAATGTTGACTACTGTGTGCCAAAATATTTATCCAGAAACTATCGCGATGAAAAGAAAACCAGTCACAAAATATAGTAACATGTTGAATATGAAGAAAATGGAAAATGTGGGCTTCCTTTGGCACACCATGGTAATTCTTGTCCATCACATTTGTCCAATTAATGTCCGAAAACCCGGTATAGACAAATGAGGCACGTGCTAAGAGCATGCATTGTGAAAAGCCTAAATAGACAGTTCAAATGGTTTGTGCTAGGAATGGCCTTTAATCTCGTGCACATGCCCCAAATTGTCTCTCCACCCATCAATATGCACACacttgttagggcatctccagcggcgctgaccggaaatgcgtctggggcctgttccaacggggcgacgcaaagtgaccgggccgtccgcggagacgcaaacctggcccaaatatgcgccaggtttgcgtct contains:
- the LOC124696107 gene encoding uncharacterized protein LOC124696107 gives rise to the protein MLAEFPYLPEELVDNILVRIRPDDPAGLAKACLGSKYWCRHICSDKFLSRNRKLHPAAASLGFLVATEARRKSTIFVPTSTFHLEPSSIPRRYRVLDVCHGRVLFYTISKDGESSLFVWDPITKEEHAVRMPLDDPVEEEWNAALLCGDDRCDELRCHDHESMVVLVGTYQEKMVTFGGLYSRELGKWNHGDDDDDMEDKPAEIEHQDAVVDTGPSVVLDGKAYFPCKLGRKIVEYDYGADEIDLVDAPMFAYRRIPTTMLMTARDGVLGFACVTRSKLNLWSREATGPGGALAWELYKVLDLTKMSGIPRLIGSNDDFIWAKTGAEVHAVNRESGEFATVSKITKIIKAIPYAAFWTPSCRSIGPMVTPPSGGHHDQSV